The Torulaspora delbrueckii CBS 1146 chromosome 1, complete genome DNA segment AATCTCCTTGAGGAGAGATCATTCTGAGTCCGCTGCAAATACATTTCCTTCATTCTGTCCAGTGGTTTCGTCTCTTCGACAGGCATGATGTACGTGGAACTTACTAGTGGCCTTTTACGTGGACATGCGGATTCTGTACCGCTAGATTCCACGTTTTTCATGAACCCACTTTCGATCAACAAATGCAAGGGCTCTCGAATACAGACTTGAATGCCCTTTGGTGCCCATATTTCATATGGACTAGTAAAATTATATTTACCCGTGGACCGAAGCAGTATATATccaatgtctttgaagacaaTTTCGATGCTACCTTGGAATGGTGGGATAACATGTCTATCATAGGCGTCAAGTTTTGAAACTTCAGGCTTAATTCCACAGAACTTGGCTAAAGAATGATCCGCAGACTCATTGCAGGATTTAAACACTTCAAGGGCTTTCGTAACATTGCTAAATTGATATTCGGGTCCAGGTATGTATTTCACCACTTGATTTATTGAACCTGGGGGTGGTACTAAAAAGAATATTCCACCAACGGTAAGACACCCACCATTATCAGTACCCTTTAGAGATATATaagttttcttcttcagtttctCACTCTTGAACTGATGCGTTTTCCGTATTTTCTCTAACCATTCATGGCGTATTATATCATCCAAGTCATTCTCCTGAAGGTTTGTTGTGAAACCAGGCAGATCACAGATAACCTTGTCCGATACCTTATAGGcctgaagatttcttgtcATGTTAGGGATATGCGACACACCAGCATTTTGAGCTTTGAGGAAACTCTGTGTATCGTATCGTTTATCCTGCAAAGGCTGCTGCATCGTGACATTCCCCGATCTGTCGACTTCAACCTTGTAGCCCATAAACTCCCTCAATAATCCATTTATCAAAGTCGATTTGCCAACATTGGCATCTCCCAAAAGATAGTTTGAGGCTTTCATATTTGAAAACACTGTACGGAtattccatttcttcaatgcaGAAGTCGCAATAATTTTGTTTGACGTTAGCCCAAGATGatatttcatgaaatcTTTAAAAAACACACTGACCTTCCTTTGCAATGTAGCCTTGTCCTTAGCCAATTGATCACCTTTAGTCAAAACCAATGTGCTCGTTAATTCATCGCCCTGCAATGCTTTCTTGGATACATGGAATGGAAACTCTGGAAGTGGCACTACATGGATAATGTTACCATTTTTTGGCACATAATTTAAAACCTGATCAAAGGAGAATCGTGGAAAATCTTCCTTGGTATATTTGTTCAGATATAGAGAATCACTGCACCTTTTACAGATCAATGGTTTAGACTTggcttttttcaaatcttctaaCGACCCCACGGGAACACCTTCCTTGACAGATTGAAGCTCTTGACTAAAGAGCAAATACCGCACATCCTCCAAACtattcaagttctttgcTTCTGGAGTTTTTGGCTTGAGATAAAACCCTACACTGGAGGAATCCTTACTCTGTAATTGGACACCACAGGAATTGCAGTTGATAAATCGTCTAAAGCATGTCGCGACTAACCTCAAATTTCGTTTCCTGGCATTCAAAACCAGCATAGCACTTTGAATGATACGAAAGAATGGCTTGGAAATCGTCCATTTTGGTCAATGATGAGCTTGTTCAATTCTATGCGATAATGGATCGTATTATCATCACAGCTAACGGGTCAGCGTTAAAATTTTCTTCGAGGTTTAGactgaaaaaaatgaaaaatgcgatgagatgagatgagatgagcatAGATTGGTGTACACTTCGAATAATAATCCGTGTGTTTGGCTCTGTTTGATTTAGTTGAGACGAGCATCAAGTTAACCAGGAAGTGCAGTCATGGGTAAAGTCGCAAAGTCTACgaaaaagtttcaatcGAAACACTTGAAGCGTACACTTGACCATCGTAAAGAGCAGAAGAGCCATGTTAAGAGAACTCAGGGTCGCCGTGGGAATAAATCTGAACTGGAGAAGAGGAATGCTGCGCTTACAAAAGAGGatcagaaattgaagaaatctgcaAAGGAAGAGGTGTTCAAGGATATGTCTATGgaaaagttctttgaaaacGGCTTCGAAGTGCccaagaacaagaagaaatctagTAAGAATAAGAAGGAACATACCGAGGATCAggattcttcttctgaagaggaagatatGGCTCAAAATATGGCCGAGTTGT contains these protein-coding regions:
- the GEP3 gene encoding Gep3p (similar to Saccharomyces cerevisiae YOR205C; ancestral locus Anc_8.616) is translated as MLVLNARKRNLRLVATCFRRFINCNSCGVQLQSKDSSSVGFYLKPKTPEAKNLNSLEDVRYLLFSQELQSVKEGVPVGSLEDLKKAKSKPLICKRCSDSLYLNKYTKEDFPRFSFDQVLNYVPKNGNIIHVVPLPEFPFHVSKKALQGDELTSTLVLTKGDQLAKDKATLQRKVSVFFKDFMKYHLGLTSNKIIATSALKKWNIRTVFSNMKASNYLLGDANVGKSTLINGLLREFMGYKVEVDRSGNVTMQQPLQDKRYDTQSFLKAQNAGVSHIPNMTRNLQAYKVSDKVICDLPGFTTNLQENDLDDIIRHEWLEKIRKTHQFKSEKLKKKTYISLKGTDNGGCLTVGGIFFLVPPPGSINQVVKYIPGPEYQFSNVTKALEVFKSCNESADHSLAKFCGIKPEVSKLDAYDRHVIPPFQGSIEIVFKDIGYILLRSTGKYNFTSPYEIWAPKGIQVCIREPLHLLIESGFMKNVESSGTESACPRKRPLVSSTYIMPVEETKPLDRMKEMYLQRTQNDLSSRRFANADPWEVVKNLRDEPPNLYWHYQW